The Naumannella cuiyingiana DNA window GTCATCGGCGCTGAAGGTCGTTCCGCCGAGCCAGGACGTGCCACGCCAGATCGGGGTGTGCGTGTGGAAGTCGATCATGGCGCCAGGACACCGAACCGGGTCGACAATGCGGTGATCAGCTCCCGCCAGTAGGTCGCGCCGGCCGCCCGACTGGCGCGGTCGGGATGGTCGCTGTATCCGTCGATCTCGGCCCAGGCCGCGCGGCTGTGAGTCTCCATCCCCGGGCCGGCGACGATCGGGGTGGTGGCTGCGGGCGGGTCCGGGCGATGCGGCGCCCGGCGTACCAGGTCCGGTCGCAGCTCAAGCATGATCGAGGTTTCGAACGCGCCGGCGTGACCGGGCACCGGGGGATCGCCCGGTTCGCCGGACCGGTCGAGGGCGCGCCAGTAATCGATGTGAGTGACACTCAGCTCGCTGCGGGCGGCCGCCGCGCCGGCCGCGGCCTGGCAGATCCCTGAGTTCCCCCCGTGCCCGTTGAGCAGAAGCACCCGTGTGGCGCCTGCCCCGGCGATCGAGGCAAGCAGATCGGTGATCACCGTCAACAGGGTTTCCGCGCGCACCGAGAGGGTTCCGCCGAACGGGAGGTGATGATCGGATGCGCCGATGCAGAGCGGAGGAGCGATCACGAAGCTCCCACCGGACTCGGCGGCGTGATCCGCGGCGGCCCGGGCGAGCGCGCGGGTGATCATGAAGTCGGTTCCGGTGGGCAGGTGAATGCCGTGCTGTTCCACAGCTCCCAGCGGGACGATCACAAGCGCGTTGGGCAGCAGGTCCGCCAGGGTCGCGCGGTCGCAGGCGGCCCACTCCACGACGCTCACGGCTGTTCCACCGCGGGTGTGAGCACGGATCGCTCGGCGAGCAACGCCAGTTGATGGCTGATCGTCAGCGCGCGGCGGCCCTCGGCCAGCCCCGGCTGCGGCTGGTCGGTGACGCCGGTGGCGAGTTCGACGAACCGCGCGAGCTGACGGTCGAAGCAGCGGGCGACGCGATCTCCTGTCGGGGCGTACTGCTCGGAGCCGGCGGCGGTGGTGACGGTCAGGGCGAAGGTGGCACCGTCCAGGCTGGCCAGCCCGTGATCCCCGATCACTGTCAGGGAGGTGGCCGGCAGCGCATCGGTCAGCCATCCGAATTCGACCAGTGCGGGGACGCCGCCGTAGTCGAGTCGACCGCCGATGAGATTGGGTGCGCCCAGACCGTCACGGGTGGGATGTGACCAGGCATCGTGGAGGATCGGGTCGGCGTCAAGGAGATAACTCAGCCAGTCGAAGACGTGGGACCCCTCGTGCACCGCGGGGCTGCCGTGCCGGAGGGTGCGCTCGATGAGGGCCGTGTGCGCTCGGTCTCGCGTCCGCTCCTCGTCGTAGATGTGTGCGCGGACCAGCAGCCGGTCACCGAGGAGTCCGCTCGTGATCACCTCGCGCAACCGCTGCATGGCCGGATCATGCCGATAGGTCAGTCCGATCTGGACGCGCCGAACCTCGGACGGCGTCAGCTCGTCGTACGCGGCCGCTTCGGCCACGGATGTGGCAACCGGCTTCTCGGCAAGTACGAAACGGCCCGACCGAGCGGCCGCCACCACCAGTGCCGGCGTAACCCACGGAGGCGTCGCGAGGACCACGCCGGCCACATCGTCGCGGGCGAGCGCTTCGTCGAGGCTCCGGTACGCCTCGACCGGCCGACCATCGGGACGTGCAGCGGATTGCTCCGCGGCAACGGCGGCGCTCACCGTCGGCTCGGGCTCCACCACGGCGACCAACTCGACGGCGGGATTGCGTGCGACGGCGGGCAGGTGTGCCGCCCGCGCGATCTGGCCCAGCCCGACGAGGGCGATCCCAACCATGGATTAACTTTCGCTATTTCGAATTGGTTTCCTCAGTATTGAAGGTGATGTTAGCGTCGGCGCGAAAGGCCGCGCAAGGTCATCCGACCGAGACCTTGCCCGGCTGCCCGGGATGCGACGAGTGGTGCCCGAGCTGGTCGGAGACGATGCGGGCGATCACGCGCAGGCCCGCCACTGCGCGCTCGAAGGGATCGCCGGTGAGGGAGCTCTCGAAGCCGGTGACGCCCACAGATCCCGCCGCCGAGCCCTCGGCGTCGAAGAACGGAACGGCAACGCAGGAAATGCCCGCCTGCTCCTCCTCACGCTCCACGGCGTACCCGAGGTCGCGTACCTCGCTCAACTGGCGGAGGAAGGCTTCCCGCTTCGGCGGCAGCGCGCCGGGCCCGTCGCCCTGGCGCAGCTGTGCCAACAGCGGCTCAAGGCGTTCGGTGTCCAGGTGCGCGGCGATCGCCTTGCCGAGCGCCGTCAGGTTGTATGGCGCCATCTTTCCCGGGTAGGTGTCGAACTGGATGAAGCCCTTCGGCGCCGCCTTGGCGATGTAGACCACGGAGGCGCCACTGAGCACTCCGATGTGCACGGGCATCTCGAGTTCGTCGGCCAGCTGCTGCAACTCGGCCTGCGCAACCGATGCC harbors:
- a CDS encoding creatininase family protein produces the protein MSVVEWAACDRATLADLLPNALVIVPLGAVEQHGIHLPTGTDFMITRALARAAADHAAESGGSFVIAPPLCIGASDHHLPFGGTLSVRAETLLTVITDLLASIAGAGATRVLLLNGHGGNSGICQAAAGAAAARSELSVTHIDYWRALDRSGEPGDPPVPGHAGAFETSIMLELRPDLVRRAPHRPDPPAATTPIVAGPGMETHSRAAWAEIDGYSDHPDRASRAAGATYWRELITALSTRFGVLAP
- a CDS encoding Gfo/Idh/MocA family protein, with amino-acid sequence MVGIALVGLGQIARAAHLPAVARNPAVELVAVVEPEPTVSAAVAAEQSAARPDGRPVEAYRSLDEALARDDVAGVVLATPPWVTPALVVAAARSGRFVLAEKPVATSVAEAAAYDELTPSEVRRVQIGLTYRHDPAMQRLREVITSGLLGDRLLVRAHIYDEERTRDRAHTALIERTLRHGSPAVHEGSHVFDWLSYLLDADPILHDAWSHPTRDGLGAPNLIGGRLDYGGVPALVEFGWLTDALPATSLTVIGDHGLASLDGATFALTVTTAAGSEQYAPTGDRVARCFDRQLARFVELATGVTDQPQPGLAEGRRALTISHQLALLAERSVLTPAVEQP
- a CDS encoding IclR family transcriptional regulator, encoding MSVADSPSPSAARTLNILEALVHAGDGLTLTALAKAADVPIATCASIAYTLEMRGYAARKVVGRSHFWRATLGLYGLATRLVRDVDLASVAQAELQQLADELEMPVHIGVLSGASVVYIAKAAPKGFIQFDTYPGKMAPYNLTALGKAIAAHLDTERLEPLLAQLRQGDGPGALPPKREAFLRQLSEVRDLGYAVEREEEQAGISCVAVPFFDAEGSAAGSVGVTGFESSLTGDPFERAVAGLRVIARIVSDQLGHHSSHPGQPGKVSVG